The following is a genomic window from Chania multitudinisentens RB-25.
AGGTTAACTCCGCGGTGTACCAGACTCGCAGTGCTGAATTGAATCACATTGTGTCAGAAGCCAAGCTGTATATGCGGGTTCGTGGCGACGTCAGTACCGATATCCACCAAATCATGGACGCAGCTTACAAATTCCGTATTTCTAAAACTTGTAACCAGATCCGTAATGATCTGACTAATGCGTTAATTGAGCGTGTAGTCAGCAGATAATGTGATGTTATCCACGCAATAGCCCAATAAACCGTTTGTTTTCAGGGTGTGCGGGAATCGATGGTTTTACAGGAAACGCGCTCTCAATTTTGAGGGCGTTTTTTTGCAAAGGATATTGCTCTGTGCCATATCGCTGTTTAAAAAAACAGCATGCCTAAAATGTGATCTATATCGCGTTTTTGTTATAGGTTGGATAAAATATCGCTATTGTCTGCCCCTAATTCTGGATCTCCTTAATGGAAGAAGTCACTCCTTCCCGTTCAACTGCCTGGATGCGCGTCGTTGTTCTCGCTATTTCGGCATTTATCTTTAATACCACCGAATTTATCCCGATCGGGTTATTAAGCGATATTGCTGCAAGTTTTGCGATGCAAACGGAGCAAGTTGGCCTGATCATCACCATTTATGCTTGGATCGTCGCCTCCGCGTCGCTGATCTGTATGCTGCTGACCAGTAAAATTGAACGGCGCAAATTGTTGATTGGCGTGTTTATCCTGTTTATTGCCAGCCATGTGCTCACGGCGGTGGCCTGGAGCTTCACTACGTTGGTTATCTCCCGCGTCGGAGTGGCGCTGGCGCACTCGGTATTTTGGTCGATCACCGCATCGTTGGCGATCCGCGTTGCCCCTGCGGGTAAAAAAGCGCAGGCGCTGAGTATGCTGGCTGGGGGCACTGCACTGGCCATGGTACTCGGGTTGCCGTTAGGCCGAATCATTGGGCAATTGCTTGGTTGGCGTATGACGTTTATCGGTATTGCCCTTTGCGCTTCTTTGGCATTGGTGATGCTGTGGCGTTTGCTGCCGGTGCTGAAAAGCGAGCATTCCGGTTCGTTTTCCAGCGTCCCGGTGTTATTCAAACGCCCGGCGCTGCTCAGCTTGTATATGCTCACCATTATTGTGGTGACAGCACATTTTACCGCCTATAGCTATATCGAACCCTTTATTCAGAATGTGGCGGCGCTGGCGGAAAACTTTACCACGCTGATGCTGCTTTTGTTTGGGGCAGCTGGCATTCTCGGCAGCCTGTTATTCAGCCGCTACAGTGAACGTTTTCCATCCGGTTTCTTTATGGGGGCAATGGGGATGTTGGCCGTCAGCCTGTTGTTACTGTTACCGGCTTCAGGGAGTGAAATGTCTTTGACGCTGCTGTGTGTGCTGTGGGGCATGGCGATTATGGCGATTGGTCTCTCCATGCAGGCTAAAGTTTTAAGCTTGGCACCGGATGCCACCGATGTGGCCATGTCGATCTACTCTGGGTTGTATAACTTTGGCATCGGTGCGGGTGCGCTGCTGGGCAATCAGGTTAGCCTGCATTTGGGGATGGCGAACATTGGTTTCGTTGGAGCACCGTTGGCATTGATTGCCCTAGGGTGGTGTGTGCTGAACTTCTACCGCAACGAGCGCTTGCAGCAAGTTTGATGAAAACCAGCCCTCAATGGGCCAGTTTTCTGCGGTTTTGATCACTGCTTGAGAGATTTTTTGCTTTCGACGCCATTGCCATCATCATTGATCAAAATATAACTGATGCTGTCGGGCTGCCAGCCCGCATCACCGCTGATATCTAGCGTTTTGCTGGAGAAAGGGGCCAGCATACCAATATCTATCACGTGTGATTTGCTCCCCCCGCTGATTTTGGCAGCACTGAACGTTGCATGATAAGGCGAAGTATTTTCGACCTTAAGTTTCAGCGCCCCAGGCAGCCTGATCAGGCTGAACTGTTGTTGCTCGGCCAGTTTATCGATGCTCGGTTTCAAGTTCAGTGGGCGATAGAACATTTTTAACTGCAAGCGAATCGCTACTTTCACCGCAGAAACACCCGGCGGCAGGTGGGCATCGGTGGGGGGGATTTCGTAAATGTTCAGCCAATATAAGGATTCACGATCCTGTGGCTGTTTGATCTGGGTAGCCAGCAAGCGCAGGTTTTTCTTTTCTCCAGGTTCCAGCCGGAAAAGCCCCGGCAGGGGCAACACCGGCACTTCTCCTGCGGTTTCCGGCGTTCCTTCCGGTGAGCCATCATCAATCCAAAGCTGCACAATCACCGGGTAAGTATTACCGTTTGATAACAACAGCGAACGTTCGTGCTCGGCGGCAGAAAAAATCACACGCGATGATTCAACTATCACACCTGCCTGTGCCCATTCGCTGAACAGCAGTGCGCCAGCAATACATAATCCGATTAATTTTCGCATCATTGCACCTGAATAATCACCTGCGCTGTCGCGCTCACTTTACCCGCAGTCACCGTCTTGCCCGGCAGGGCTTTTAGCGTGGCATTAAGGCTCTTAGTATAGGCAGTGACACCGCTGACGACACTCCCTGCGGTAGCATCGGTCAATACCGGATACCAGCCCGCATTGTTACCACCCAGCGCTGAGCCACTCAAGGTACTGAGTAAGTTTATTACCGTGCCGTTAGTACGTGAAATTTGAATCCCCACGCCAGTGGCGATGTTGGGGTCAGTGCCATAACCGTCTGACAGCAAATAGCTGACGCCAGAACCGGCGGTACCAAACCCGGCAGCGACCGCAGCTGCGGCGTTGGCGGGTTGAACCAAGATCCCCATGGCGGTCTGATTGGCCGCGACACCGCTGGCAATGGCCGTTACACCGGTGCTGGCTGGCGCTCCGGTCTGGCAACTAAATTGAATGGTGATCTGCATCTGGCGTGTGACTCCAGAATTGAGTTCCGCCACGGTAATGCGTGGGAAAACAACCGTGGGCGTCACGTTAGTGACCGAACAGGTGGCTGAACGGCGGGTATAAATGCGGTTATACAGGTTAGACACACCTGGCCATTGATCGTACCAGCCGTTGTAGTTATAGGCCGAATCTGCACCAACGGTGAGATTGGCCGCGTTTGTACTGCTTTTAAAGGCGATGTAGGTGGCAGGTTGTGACTCTGGGTAAATCCCCGCGGCTGTCTGCGGGCCATTAGCACTGGTGAGCCTGAATAATTCTATTTTAGTATCGCTGAAATTCTTGGCTTTGACCAATATCCACCCTCGCGAGTCAGTATCCAGATTGGTCAGCGGGCGGGCCTTCCAGTAGCGGGAGTAGTATTCGCCAGTGACCAGATTGGTCGCCCGCAGGGCCATGCCGTTGACATAGGTCCGGTAAGATTCCGGTAACCCATAGGCAGAGCCCACCTCATACATCCCCGCATTGGCGGAGTCACCGTTGGTGGCGTAATATTCGTACAGTTTACCGGCTTCATCAGCGGTGCAGCGAAACAGGATCTGGTCAGGAGTATAGGTTGCCGAGCCGGCTTGGAGAAAGCTGACGATGCCGCTGGCAATCAAGGTGCCATTGGGTTGGAAGGTGGTGTTGTTGATATTCACCACCGTGGGTAAGGTGCCCGCGGAGCCTGTCGTGTCACCAGCTCCACCCCAAGCCGCTGCTGTACCTCTACCCGCCTCAGTATAATAGTTTGAGGTGGGCGTATTGTTGATAGCAATGATTCTGTAGCATGCCGCCCAGCTAGGCATTGCCAGCGTCATGCCAGCCAGCGCCAGTAATGCAGCAGAAAAGGTTTTGCGCAGGGTTATCTCACGTTTTGCTTTGAGCATCAGTTGCTGTTGCATGCTAACTCCAGACGATACAATGACTGTTTCATGTCCTGACCCTGTAAATCGTAATTCAGGGTACACTGCTCATTAGCAGATTCGCCCCATTTCACCCGCAGTTTTCCTTGTTTGCCGGAGGCGCGGGCGTAGATCTGGTTGCCTTGGCCGACCAGACCGATGACGGTGTTATTGCTGTCATATACGTTGCTACCCAGTGGTAAACTGCCACTTTGTGGGACAAGCAGTTTGATCAGCAGTGGATAACCCTCCAGCGTTTTGAAGCGGACTTTAACCGCTGAGCCAGCATAAGGCGCTATGCGTTGCTGGTTCTCGGTCAGTTCAGTATTGGTGTTCTCGATCCCTTTGGCATCCAGACTGATGTCGTTGTAACGATAAGGCACCAGTGAAGGAACAATGGCATAGCCGAAGTTATTGATCCTTGCTCCCATACCGTTCATCACTTCTGCGCCTTTTACCCCATCAGCTTCGACCAAGGCAAAGGTATCGCTCAAATAAGGGCCGAACGTCACACCACCGCTGTGCAAAACCGCGGCCCCACGTGCACTGGCTCCCCCTTGGGTATAATTCTTGCCCTGCGAGAAGCTGCCACTGACGGTGGCCATCGGCATCTGTTTAGTCAAGTTGGTTCCCAAACTGGCACCTGTACCACCGGAGTCGAAAGCACCATTAACAGTATAGCTCAGGCTTTGATCTTCCCCGAGAGTCCCGGCCAATGCGCTCTGGTAGCTGGTATTGCCGTTATCGCCGGTGGTATGGCTCACACCGGAGGACAGAATCGGTGAACGCGATCCTGCACCCAATGGGATGGAAAGCGAGAGCATGGCAATATTCTGCGTGTTGCCGCTGGAAAAACTTTCCGCTGACTGGACGCCGTAACGGGTTCTGCCGGTTTGCTGACGGCTGAGCGACAGGTTATAGCTGATATTGTTGTAACTGTGTGAATACGCCATCTGATACTGGGTATCGCGGCCACGCCCATTGCGATAGCCGCTGGTGGAGCCGGAAAAGTAAATCTGCCCATATTCACCCAGACTCTGGCTCACGGTAGCGACAAACTGGTTGCTTTGCTGGTAAGTGCTGGATGACCAGATGTTACTGTTGTCATGTGCATTACGTAGCCCCAAAACATCACTCAAATCGCGATATCCCTGTGTGGAATAACGGTAGCCAGCCAGTGCCAACGTGGTGGAAGTAGGAATAAAGGTGCGGCTGTAAGTGGTACCCAAACGCCAACCGTCCAGTGTATCGCCCCACATGTCAGCACGTGAATACACGGTATTAATACCCACAGCACCAAACTGACTGGCCAATACGGCACCACCGAGCAGCGCCTGGTAGCCGTCAGAAACCCGTACACCGGTATTGACGGTGATGGCATTGGTCAAGCCAGCCTGATAGGTCACATCGGCAAACGTCGCATCGCTGTTGCCAATGTTACGGACTTGCCCAGCAGCGACACTCAGGTTGGTATGACCAGGCCGCATGGAATCCGGTACGGCAGAAAACGGCACGGTAAAGGAAGAAACGCGCCCATCGGCTTCCAGTATTTCCACCACCAGGTCGCCCTGGAAACTGGTGGGATACAGGTCGTCAATCACAAAAGCACCGGGCGCAACGGTGGTTTGATAAATCTGCACACCGGATTGGCGCACGCTGACTTTGGCCGTGGTAGACGCCACGCCACGGATGGTGGGCGCATAGCCACGTTGTGATTCTGGCAGCATACGATCGTCGGTTTCAAACAGGATGCCACGGAAACCCAGGCTGCTGAACAGGGTGCCAGAGGTAAAGCTTTCACCCAACGTCAATTGGCTGCCAATGGATGGCAGCGGGCGCTGTACATAGGTGCGTATAGAATTCCACTGGTTGCTACTGGTGCCTTTATCACTGTTATAACTGGTATAACTTGACTGTTGGCGGAATTGCCACAGGCCAAGGTTGATACCCGAGTTCAGGCCCAGGTAAATCGAATCAGTGGTATTGCCCGATGCTTTAGTCCGGTAGTAGTTGGTATCGTAATTGGTAAATGCCACGGTTTCACCCGCAGATAAATCACTGTGCGGCACCGCACCGCGTGCTTCACGTTTCATCAACAGCTGCGGTACGGAAAGATCGAGGCGCAGGCGTGCAAAATCAAAACGGCTGGATGCCCCCTCAACCTGTTGTTCCAGGCTCTGGCAATGGGAGGCTTCCTTGGCTGTTTTTATTGCGCTGGGTAAAATACCGGCATCCAGCAAGCTTTCTGGTGATAGACAGGCAGAAACCTGCCCTTGTTCCGTGGTGGTGAACACCAGGGATTTCCGGGTAAAGAAATCACCATTGACGAAGATATCTACTTGATAAGTGCCTGGTTCAACGGCATTGGCCTGATTAAACCGCGCGATGCTGTTTTGTTCTTTGGCACTGCCGACCAGCATGCTGTCATCGAACTCAAACTGGTTGTTGGTGGCTGCTGCGTAGGCTTGTGGTATCAGCAACCCCAACCAGAGTGCTAATGGCTTGAACCGTATCCCATTGATAGGTGAGTTGCCCAGCATGACTTTCCTTTGGCGAATATTGGAATAGCGTGGGGAAATGGTTATTTTTGTGTGCATGCCTTTAATCCCTTAAACGCAAAATCCAGGGTACTAATGAACGAATACGGTTTTTTCAGTTCAGTCGAGTTTCGAGGCTGGTATGGCCGCCATAATCATTGACCAAGGTAAATTTGATCTTCTGTGCACCAGCAGGGAGTTGGGCATTTTTTTCTAATTTCCAACTGGCCTGAGATTTTGGTGCCACCATGCCAACCTCAAATGGCACTTCTTTATGGCCCACCACGGCGGCAGCTTTAATGAAG
Proteins encoded in this region:
- a CDS encoding sugar transporter, producing the protein MEEVTPSRSTAWMRVVVLAISAFIFNTTEFIPIGLLSDIAASFAMQTEQVGLIITIYAWIVASASLICMLLTSKIERRKLLIGVFILFIASHVLTAVAWSFTTLVISRVGVALAHSVFWSITASLAIRVAPAGKKAQALSMLAGGTALAMVLGLPLGRIIGQLLGWRMTFIGIALCASLALVMLWRLLPVLKSEHSGSFSSVPVLFKRPALLSLYMLTIIVVTAHFTAYSYIEPFIQNVAALAENFTTLMLLLFGAAGILGSLLFSRYSERFPSGFFMGAMGMLAVSLLLLLPASGSEMSLTLLCVLWGMAIMAIGLSMQAKVLSLAPDATDVAMSIYSGLYNFGIGAGALLGNQVSLHLGMANIGFVGAPLALIALGWCVLNFYRNERLQQV
- a CDS encoding molecular chaperone yields the protein MMRKLIGLCIAGALLFSEWAQAGVIVESSRVIFSAAEHERSLLLSNGNTYPVIVQLWIDDGSPEGTPETAGEVPVLPLPGLFRLEPGEKKNLRLLATQIKQPQDRESLYWLNIYEIPPTDAHLPPGVSAVKVAIRLQLKMFYRPLNLKPSIDKLAEQQQFSLIRLPGALKLKVENTSPYHATFSAAKISGGSKSHVIDIGMLAPFSSKTLDISGDAGWQPDSISYILINDDGNGVESKKSLKQ
- a CDS encoding fimbrial protein; translated protein: MQQQLMLKAKREITLRKTFSAALLALAGMTLAMPSWAACYRIIAINNTPTSNYYTEAGRGTAAAWGGAGDTTGSAGTLPTVVNINNTTFQPNGTLIASGIVSFLQAGSATYTPDQILFRCTADEAGKLYEYYATNGDSANAGMYEVGSAYGLPESYRTYVNGMALRATNLVTGEYYSRYWKARPLTNLDTDSRGWILVKAKNFSDTKIELFRLTSANGPQTAAGIYPESQPATYIAFKSSTNAANLTVGADSAYNYNGWYDQWPGVSNLYNRIYTRRSATCSVTNVTPTVVFPRITVAELNSGVTRQMQITIQFSCQTGAPASTGVTAIASGVAANQTAMGILVQPANAAAAVAAGFGTAGSGVSYLLSDGYGTDPNIATGVGIQISRTNGTVINLLSTLSGSALGGNNAGWYPVLTDATAGSVVSGVTAYTKSLNATLKALPGKTVTAGKVSATAQVIIQVQ
- a CDS encoding fimbria/pilus outer membrane usher protein — translated: MHTKITISPRYSNIRQRKVMLGNSPINGIRFKPLALWLGLLIPQAYAAATNNQFEFDDSMLVGSAKEQNSIARFNQANAVEPGTYQVDIFVNGDFFTRKSLVFTTTEQGQVSACLSPESLLDAGILPSAIKTAKEASHCQSLEQQVEGASSRFDFARLRLDLSVPQLLMKREARGAVPHSDLSAGETVAFTNYDTNYYRTKASGNTTDSIYLGLNSGINLGLWQFRQQSSYTSYNSDKGTSSNQWNSIRTYVQRPLPSIGSQLTLGESFTSGTLFSSLGFRGILFETDDRMLPESQRGYAPTIRGVASTTAKVSVRQSGVQIYQTTVAPGAFVIDDLYPTSFQGDLVVEILEADGRVSSFTVPFSAVPDSMRPGHTNLSVAAGQVRNIGNSDATFADVTYQAGLTNAITVNTGVRVSDGYQALLGGAVLASQFGAVGINTVYSRADMWGDTLDGWRLGTTYSRTFIPTSTTLALAGYRYSTQGYRDLSDVLGLRNAHDNSNIWSSSTYQQSNQFVATVSQSLGEYGQIYFSGSTSGYRNGRGRDTQYQMAYSHSYNNISYNLSLSRQQTGRTRYGVQSAESFSSGNTQNIAMLSLSIPLGAGSRSPILSSGVSHTTGDNGNTSYQSALAGTLGEDQSLSYTVNGAFDSGGTGASLGTNLTKQMPMATVSGSFSQGKNYTQGGASARGAAVLHSGGVTFGPYLSDTFALVEADGVKGAEVMNGMGARINNFGYAIVPSLVPYRYNDISLDAKGIENTNTELTENQQRIAPYAGSAVKVRFKTLEGYPLLIKLLVPQSGSLPLGSNVYDSNNTVIGLVGQGNQIYARASGKQGKLRVKWGESANEQCTLNYDLQGQDMKQSLYRLELACNSN